A genomic segment from Glycine soja cultivar W05 chromosome 20, ASM419377v2, whole genome shotgun sequence encodes:
- the LOC114402686 gene encoding long chain acyl-CoA synthetase 8-like: protein MDDPKGSSSWLKILNISDIFGWKDHGEYGALAAIVISILVPVLFSALFFGKKKGKIRGVPVEVGGEECFAVRNARKTELVEVPWKGAPTMAHLFEQSCNKYTCNRFLGTRKLIQKELVTSSDGRKFEKLHLGDYEWETYGEVFARVSNFASGLLKLGHNEDSRVAIFSDTRAEWLIALQGCFRQNVTVVTIYASLGEDALIHSLNETEVSTLICDSKQLKKLDAIRSRLISLQNIIYFEDDNEEDAFSGSSSGWTIASFSEVEKLGKESPVEPSLPSKNAIAVIMYTSGSTGLPKGVMITHGNIVATTAAVMTVIPNLGSKDVYLAYLPLAHVFEMAAESVMLAAGCAIGYGSPLTLTDTSNKVKKGTKGDATVLKPTLLTAVPAILDRIRDGVVKKVEQKGGLVKNLFHFAYKRRLAAVKGSWLGAWGLEKLMWDTIVFKQIRSALGGQLRFMLCGGAPLSGDSQHFINICMGAPIGQGYGLTETFAGAAFSEWDDYSVGRVGPPLPCCYIKLVSWEEGGYLTSDKPMPRGEIVVGGFSVTAGYFKNQEKTNEVFKVDEKGMRWFYTGDIGQFHPDGCLEIIDRKKDIVKLQHGEYISLGKVEAALSSCDYVDNIMVYADPFHNYCVALVVASQQSLEKWAQQAGIDYQDFPDLCNKPETVTEVLQSISKVAKSAKLEKTEIPAKIKLLPDPWTPESGLVTAALKIKREQLKAKFKDDLQKLYA, encoded by the exons ATGGATGATCCAAAGGGTAGTTCCTCATGgttaaaaattctaaatataAGTGACATATTTGGCTGGAAAGATCATGGAGAGTATGGAGCTCTTGCAGCTATAGTCATAAGCATTCTTGTTCCTGTCTTGTTTTCAGCTTTgttctttggaaaaaaaaaaggaaaaataagagGTGTGCCGGTAGAAGTTGGTGGTGAGGAATGTTTTGCAGTACGTAATGCTAGAAAAACTGAGTTGGTTGAAGTTCCTTGGAAAGGAGCCCCAACCATGGCTCATCTATTTGAGCAATCCTGTAATAAATATACCTGCAATCGATTTCTTGGAACTAGAAAACTAATACAAAAGGAGTTGGTTACATCTAGTGATGGCAGGAAGTTTGAGAAACTTCATTTAGGAGACTATGAATGGGAAACCTATGGAGAGGTATTTGCTCGCGTGTCCAATTTTGCATCTGGTCTTCTTAAATTGGGCCATAATGAAGATAGCCGTGTTGCCATTTTCTCTGATACCCGGGCTGAGTGGCTCATTGCCCTTCAG GGCTGCTTCAGGCAGAATGTAACAGTCGTTACTATTTATGCTTCTCTAGGTGAGGATGCCCTGATCCACTCACTAAATGAG ACTGAAGTATCTACTCTGATCTGTGACTCCAAGCAGTTGAAGAAGTTGGATGCAATAAGATCAAGACTAATAtctttacaaaatattatttactttGAAGATGATAACGAAGAAGATGCTTTCTCTGGAAGTTCAAGCGGCTGGACAATTGCATCTTTTAGTGAAGTTGAGAAACTTGGGAAAGAAAGTCCTGTTGAGCCAAGCCTGCCTTCCAAGAATGCTATTGCAGTTATCATGTACACAAGTGGCAGTACAGGTCTGCCAaag GGTGTCATGATTACTCACGGCAACATTGTAGCCACTACAGCAGCTGTTATGACAGTGATTCCAAATCTAGGTAGCAAGGATGTGTACCTGGCATACTTGCCCCTTGCTCATGTTTTTGAAATGGCAGCAGAG TCTGTTATGCTGGCTGCAGGTTGTGCAATTGGTTACGGCTCTCCTCTGACTTTAACTGACACGTCTAATAAAGTCAAGAAAGGAACCAAGGGAGATGCTACTGTGTTAAAGCCCACTCTTTTGACAGCAGTACCAGCTATTCTTGATCGGATTCGAGATGGAGTTGTAAAAAAG GTTGAGCAAAAAGGGGGCCTTGTGAAGAATCTTTTCCATTTTGCATACAAGCGCCGACTGGCTGCTGTAAAAGGAAGCTGGCTAGGAGCTTGGGGATTGGAAAAGTTGATGTGGGATACCATTGTCTTTAAACAAATTCGTAGTGCACTTGGAGGCCAGCTCCGGTTTATGCTTTGTGGGGGAGCTCCTTTATCTGGAGATTCGCAACACTTCATCAATATCTGCATGGG GGCTCCTATTGGGCAAGGATATGGCTTGACTGAAACATTTGCTGGGGCTGCCTTCTCAGAGTGGGATGACTACAGTGTGGGACGTGTTGGTCCACCTCTTCCTTGTTGCTACATTAAG CTTGTTTCTTGGGAAGAAGGAGGGTATCTGACATCAGATAAACCAATGCCAAGGGGAGAGATTGTAGTTGGAGGATTTAGTGTGACAGCTGGTTACTTTAAGAATCAAGAAAAAACTAACGAAGTGTTCAAG GTTGATGAGAAAGGTATGCGCTGGTTTTATACTGGTGATATTGGGCAATTCCACCCTGATGGATGTCTTGAAATCATAGATAGGAAGAAAGATATTGTCAAACTTCAACATGGAGAATATATCTCTCTCGGAAAG GTTGAGGCAGCACTATCATCATGTGATTATGTGGACAATATAATGGTTTATGCAGACCCCTTTCACAATTACTGTGTGGCTCTAGTTGTTGCTTCACAACAGTCCCTGGAGAAGTGGGCCCAACAAGCTGGTATAGATTACCAAGATTTTCCTGATCTGTGTAACAAACCTGAAACTGTCACTGAGGTTCTGCAGTCTATTTCCAAG GTTGCAAAATCTGCAAAGCTGGAGAAAACTGAAATTCCTGCAAAGATTAAGTTGCTGCCGGATCCATGGACTCCTGAATCTGGATTGGTCACTGCAGCTCTCAAGATAAAGAGAGAGCAGCTGAAAGCCAAATTCAAAGACGATCTTCAGAAGTTGTATGCATGA
- the LOC114401906 gene encoding uncharacterized protein LOC114401906, protein MEKCKEALTPMGTSTYLDLDEIGKSVDESRYRGMIGSLLYLTGSQLDIMLSVCLCARYQSNPKESHLTTIKRIIKYLKGTTNVGLWYPKGTSLNLIGFSDSDSTGCKLDRKSTSGTCHLLGSSLVSWNCKKQACVALSTAEVECIAVGS, encoded by the coding sequence ATGGAAAAATGCAAAGAAGCATTAACTCCAATGGGAACATCAACCTATCTTGACTTAGATGAGATAGGTAAATCAGTGGATGAGTCAAGgtatagaggtatgattggtTCACTTCTTTACTTAACTGGAAGTCAACTAGATATTATGCTTAGTGTTTGCTTGTGTGCAAGGTATCAGTCTAATCCGAAGGAATCTCACTTGACAACTATTAAAAGGATCATTAAGTACCTTAAGGGCACAACCAATGTTGGTTTGTGGTATCCCAAAGGTACCTCCTTAAATCTAATTGGATTTTCAGACTCTGATTCTACAGGGTGCAAACTAGATAGGAAAAGCACAAGTGGGACATGCCATCTATTGGGAAGCTCTCTTGTATCTTGGAATTGCAAGAAACAAGCCTGTGTAGCACTATCCACTGCAGAAGTTGAATGCATTGCAGTTGGAAGTTGA